From a region of the Thiorhodovibrio winogradskyi genome:
- the coaE gene encoding dephospho-CoA kinase (Dephospho-CoA kinase (CoaE) performs the final step in coenzyme A biosynthesis.), whose amino-acid sequence MRPLRVALTGGIGSGKSTVSECFARRGVTIIDADLISHALTAADGVAMPAVVAAFGAAARSPSGALDRAWMRERVFHDAGARHRLESILHPMIRAEMLQRAEQASGVYCLLVIPLLFETGQQALVDRVLVVDLPESMQIERVRSRDGLSDATIRAVLASQVDRQSRLGGAQDLIDNSGSFAALDAQVAQLDLLYRELASARA is encoded by the coding sequence ATGCGTCCATTGCGCGTGGCACTGACGGGCGGAATCGGCAGCGGTAAGTCGACCGTGTCCGAGTGTTTTGCGCGTCGTGGCGTGACCATCATCGACGCTGATCTGATCTCCCACGCGCTGACGGCGGCGGATGGGGTGGCCATGCCAGCCGTTGTGGCGGCCTTTGGTGCCGCCGCGCGATCACCGTCAGGAGCGCTTGATCGTGCCTGGATGCGTGAGCGGGTTTTCCATGATGCAGGCGCTAGACACAGGCTTGAGTCCATTTTGCATCCGATGATCCGTGCCGAAATGCTGCAGCGTGCCGAACAGGCATCGGGCGTCTATTGTCTGTTGGTTATTCCGCTGTTGTTTGAAACCGGTCAGCAGGCGCTGGTTGATCGGGTGTTGGTCGTCGATCTGCCGGAATCAATGCAGATAGAGCGGGTACGCAGTCGCGATGGATTGAGCGATGCCACTATCCGTGCTGTTCTGGCGAGCCAGGTTGATCGCCAAAGTCGCCTGGGTGGAGCACAGGATCTGATTGATAATTCAGGTAGTTTTGCCGCCCTGGATGCGCAGGTGGCGCAATTGGATCTGTTGTATCGTGAGTTGGCGAGCGCGCGCGCCTGA
- a CDS encoding type II secretion system F family protein, whose translation MAVAAKQLPGKKQAKAEKSYNFAWEGVDKRGTKVKGETRASSVAMIRADLRRQGVNPTKVRQKTEFSIGSGKKKITSGDLTVFTRQLATMMTAGVPLVQAYEIVGRGHENPSMQELILAIKNDIESGTAMAAAMAKHPKYFDELVCSLVAAGEQAGVLDVLLDKIATYKEKTESIKGKIKKALFYPASVIVVAVVVSAVLLVFVIPQFKELFQSFGADLPAFTLLVIGMSEFLQKWWWLIAMGMGLFGFLIAKLFEKSAKFRALVDRTVLKLPIIGPILNKAAIARFARTLSTMFAAGVPLVEALNSVSGATGNIVYGEAVLKMREEVATGQSLQLAMRQRNLFPNLVIQMTSIGEESGSLDGMLAKVADFYEEEVDNAVDALSSLLEPLIMVVIGTLVGGLIVAMYLPIFKLAAVV comes from the coding sequence ATGGCTGTCGCAGCAAAACAACTGCCTGGAAAAAAACAGGCCAAGGCCGAGAAAAGCTACAACTTCGCCTGGGAGGGTGTCGACAAGCGCGGCACCAAAGTCAAGGGAGAGACGCGCGCTTCCAGCGTGGCAATGATTCGTGCCGATCTGCGTCGCCAGGGGGTGAATCCAACCAAGGTTCGCCAAAAGACAGAATTTTCGATCGGCAGTGGCAAAAAGAAGATCACCAGCGGCGATCTAACAGTCTTTACCCGGCAGCTTGCCACCATGATGACCGCTGGTGTGCCTTTGGTGCAGGCTTATGAGATTGTCGGGCGCGGTCATGAAAACCCCTCGATGCAGGAACTCATCCTGGCGATCAAAAACGATATTGAAAGCGGCACGGCCATGGCGGCAGCCATGGCCAAGCATCCCAAGTATTTTGATGAGTTGGTCTGTAGTCTGGTTGCCGCCGGCGAGCAAGCCGGTGTGCTCGATGTGCTGCTCGACAAGATCGCGACCTACAAGGAAAAGACCGAGTCCATCAAGGGCAAGATCAAGAAGGCGCTCTTTTATCCTGCCTCGGTCATCGTCGTGGCCGTGGTGGTGTCGGCGGTGCTGCTGGTGTTTGTCATTCCGCAGTTCAAGGAACTCTTTCAGAGCTTCGGCGCCGATCTGCCGGCCTTTACGCTGCTGGTCATCGGGATGTCGGAGTTTCTGCAAAAGTGGTGGTGGCTGATTGCCATGGGCATGGGCCTATTCGGCTTCCTAATCGCGAAATTGTTTGAGAAATCGGCTAAGTTCCGCGCCTTGGTCGATCGTACAGTGCTGAAATTGCCCATTATCGGGCCCATCCTCAACAAGGCGGCCATCGCCCGCTTTGCCCGCACCCTCTCGACCATGTTCGCCGCGGGCGTGCCTCTGGTGGAGGCACTGAATTCGGTCTCAGGGGCGACGGGCAACATTGTCTATGGCGAGGCGGTACTGAAAATGCGCGAGGAGGTTGCCACGGGTCAGAGCTTGCAGTTGGCGATGCGCCAGCGCAATCTATTCCCAAACCTGGTGATTCAAATGACCTCCATCGGCGAGGAATCCGGCTCGCTTGATGGCATGCTGGCCAAGGTGGCTGACTTCTACGAGGAAGAAGTCGACAATGCCGTGGATGCATTGAGCAGCCTGCTCGAGCCCCTGATCATGGTCGTCATTGGTACCCTGGTGGGTGGTCTGATTGTCGCTATGTACCTGCCTATCTTCAAACTCGCCGCAGTGGTGTAA
- a CDS encoding peroxiredoxin: MPLSVGDKLPEIKVKITGDREIALSDFLGRNLVLYFYPKASTPGCTQEGLDFTAAADAFAAANTAILGASRDGLKAQENFKTKQGFSFELVSDKDEALCQLFDVIKLKKMYGKESLGVERSTFLFDTEGVLRHEWRKVSVKGHVDEVLSAAKAL, from the coding sequence ATGCCCCTTTCAGTCGGCGACAAACTTCCAGAGATCAAGGTCAAGATCACCGGTGATCGCGAGATCGCGCTGAGTGACTTTCTCGGTCGCAACCTGGTGCTCTATTTCTACCCCAAAGCCAGCACGCCCGGTTGCACCCAGGAGGGGCTGGACTTCACCGCCGCGGCGGATGCGTTCGCCGCCGCCAACACCGCCATTCTCGGTGCTTCGCGCGATGGCCTGAAAGCGCAGGAAAACTTTAAGACCAAACAGGGGTTCAGCTTCGAACTGGTGTCCGACAAGGACGAGGCTCTGTGCCAGCTGTTTGACGTGATCAAGTTAAAGAAAATGTATGGCAAGGAATCCCTCGGCGTGGAACGCAGTACCTTTTTGTTCGATACCGAGGGCGTGCTACGGCATGAATGGCGCAAAGTCAGCGTCAAAGGCCATGTCGACGAGGTGCTGTCCGCCGCCAAGGCGCTTTGA
- a CDS encoding prepilin peptidase, whose protein sequence is MKDIFRVLAETPWLLHSATVLLGLVVGSFLNVVILRLPRMMELEWRQDCAELHARSEPDETDPAREQAVEPEPAPFNLARPASHCPICGHRIRAWENLPVLSYLLLRGHCSACRAPIAIRYPLIEILTAVLSLVVVWHFGFSVQAAAALVFTWSMVALALIDFDTQLLPDTITLPVLWLGLLLSLFGVFVDAETAIIGAIAGYLSLWSVFQLFRLLTGREGMGRGDFKLLALFGAWMGWQALPQIILLSALPGALIGIALIALGSQEQRAPMPFGPYLAIAGWVSLLWGADITNAYLRWSGLG, encoded by the coding sequence ATGAAAGATATCTTTCGCGTCCTCGCTGAGACGCCCTGGCTGCTGCACAGTGCAACTGTGCTTCTGGGGTTGGTGGTCGGCAGCTTTCTCAATGTCGTCATCCTGCGCCTGCCTCGCATGATGGAGCTGGAATGGCGGCAGGATTGCGCCGAGCTTCATGCCCGCTCCGAGCCGGATGAAACAGACCCCGCGCGGGAGCAGGCTGTCGAGCCTGAGCCCGCTCCCTTCAACCTGGCCCGTCCGGCTTCGCATTGTCCGATCTGCGGCCATCGCATCCGTGCCTGGGAGAATCTACCGGTCTTGAGCTATCTGCTGCTGCGCGGGCACTGCTCGGCCTGTCGTGCGCCCATCGCCATCCGCTATCCACTGATCGAAATCCTGACCGCCGTGCTGAGCCTGGTGGTGGTCTGGCACTTTGGCTTTAGCGTGCAGGCGGCCGCGGCGCTGGTGTTTACCTGGTCGATGGTGGCGCTGGCGCTGATCGACTTTGACACCCAACTGCTGCCCGATACCATCACCCTGCCGGTGCTTTGGCTTGGGTTGCTGCTCAGCCTGTTTGGGGTTTTCGTCGATGCCGAGACGGCCATTATTGGCGCCATCGCCGGTTATCTCAGTCTGTGGTCAGTGTTTCAGCTGTTCCGCCTGCTCACTGGCCGCGAGGGCATGGGCCGGGGAGACTTCAAGCTGCTCGCGCTCTTTGGTGCTTGGATGGGTTGGCAGGCGCTGCCGCAAATCATTTTGCTCTCGGCGCTGCCGGGAGCCCTGATCGGGATTGCGCTGATCGCGCTTGGCAGCCAGGAGCAGCGCGCGCCCATGCCTTTTGGCCCTTATCTGGCCATTGCCGGTTGGGTCAGCCTGCTGTGGGGCGCGGATATTACCAACGCTTATCTGCGTTGGAGCGGTCTGGGCTGA
- a CDS encoding PhoH family protein has translation MIKRQKDSVCLFVLDTNVLMHDPTAIFRFHEHHVFLPMVVLEELDAGKKGISEVARNVRQTSRFLDELISDASREDIEAGLPIQTLGDAGRSLSAPPAGRLFFQTKPLTSQASANLPSHSADNNILATALALREQHQDLQVVIVSKDINLRIKATVLGIAAEDYSNDQVLEDVDLLYTGLRTLPANFWDRHAKTLDSWKEEGRTFYRITGPDLAEWYPGECLSLTDDPPFEAMVREKRGAQEAVIELVEDYRLPRHNVWGIRARNPEQNFALNMLMNPEIDFVSLLGTAGTGKTLLALAAGLAQVLDRSIYREIIMTRVTVPVGEDIGFLPGTEEEKMTPWMGALMDNLEVLTQTEGGEWGRAATNDLVRNRIRISSMNFMRGRTFLHKYIILDEAQNLTAKQMKTLITRAGPGTKIVCLGNIAQIDTPYLTETTSGLTYVVDRFKYWDHSGHITLIRGERSRLADFASEQL, from the coding sequence ATGATTAAACGCCAAAAGGATTCAGTCTGCCTCTTCGTGCTCGACACCAATGTGTTGATGCACGATCCAACTGCCATTTTCCGCTTCCACGAACACCATGTCTTCCTGCCGATGGTTGTGCTCGAGGAGTTGGATGCCGGAAAAAAGGGCATCTCGGAAGTGGCGCGCAATGTGCGCCAGACCAGCCGCTTTCTAGATGAACTGATCAGCGATGCGAGTCGCGAAGACATTGAAGCCGGCCTGCCCATCCAGACACTCGGCGATGCCGGACGCTCACTGTCCGCGCCACCAGCGGGCCGACTGTTTTTCCAGACCAAACCACTGACATCGCAGGCCTCCGCCAACCTCCCCAGCCATAGCGCCGACAACAACATTCTGGCCACTGCGCTGGCACTCAGGGAGCAGCACCAGGATCTGCAGGTCGTCATCGTATCCAAAGACATCAACCTGCGCATTAAAGCAACGGTGCTGGGCATCGCGGCCGAGGACTACTCCAACGACCAGGTTCTTGAGGACGTCGACCTGCTCTACACAGGTCTGCGCACCCTCCCGGCCAATTTCTGGGACCGGCACGCCAAAACGCTCGACTCCTGGAAAGAAGAAGGCCGCACCTTCTATCGCATTACCGGTCCGGATCTAGCTGAATGGTACCCGGGTGAGTGCCTGTCACTGACTGATGATCCGCCTTTCGAGGCGATGGTGCGCGAAAAGCGCGGCGCGCAAGAAGCCGTCATCGAGCTGGTCGAGGACTATCGCCTACCACGACACAACGTCTGGGGCATACGCGCGCGCAATCCGGAGCAGAATTTCGCGCTCAATATGCTGATGAATCCCGAGATCGACTTCGTCTCCCTGCTCGGCACCGCCGGCACCGGCAAGACACTGCTGGCACTCGCCGCCGGGCTCGCTCAAGTACTGGACCGCAGCATCTACCGGGAAATCATCATGACCCGGGTCACAGTGCCCGTGGGCGAGGACATCGGTTTTCTGCCTGGCACCGAGGAAGAGAAAATGACCCCCTGGATGGGAGCGCTGATGGATAACCTGGAAGTGCTCACCCAGACCGAGGGCGGCGAATGGGGCCGTGCCGCCACCAACGACCTAGTGCGCAATCGCATCCGCATTTCATCCATGAACTTCATGCGCGGGCGCACCTTTCTGCACAAGTACATCATTCTGGATGAAGCGCAGAACCTGACCGCCAAGCAAATGAAAACCCTGATTACCCGCGCTGGCCCCGGCACCAAGATAGTCTGTCTGGGCAATATCGCCCAGATCGACACCCCTTACCTGACCGAAACCACCTCGGGTCTGACCTATGTTGTTGACCGCTTCAAGTACTGGGACCACAGTGGCCACATTACCCTGATTCGCGGGGAACGTTCGCGACTGGCGGATTTTGCCTCCGAGCAACTCTAA
- the bamC gene encoding outer membrane protein assembly factor BamC translates to MEARFSYLNPRILGARLASASVASVVVASLLTGCGIGKKIDKVLPDQRLEYKQQREAGENLELPPDLTAVSFDDALDIPPASGITTYSEYTGTRERRQRIAGSGEVLPSVAGVEMERSGDKRWLRIDQSPQAVWPRVIAFWRQQGILLVEQEPSIGVMKTDWIENRAEVRRDIVTKMFRKVVDGLYSTSTRDQYRVRIDTGPRPGTTEVYLTHRAMEERLVRNTLGEEASTVWEPAPSDPGKEAAMLRRLMLSLGVSEQQAQRMLAQQGSSAPTRGARLVQSGGGALVVAESFRQAWRQVGLALDRSGFAVEDRNRSEGVFYVRYDDPNKRQREKKGLGSRLAFWSKNNKDLGVEQYQVRLNEDQGQTRVTIHDANGNPDTSPTAARILSLLSEEMR, encoded by the coding sequence ATGGAAGCCAGATTTTCATATCTGAACCCGCGCATCCTCGGTGCGCGCTTGGCCTCGGCCTCGGTGGCCTCGGTGGTGGTGGCCTCCCTGCTGACGGGCTGCGGTATTGGAAAAAAAATCGACAAGGTTCTTCCCGATCAGCGCTTGGAGTACAAGCAACAGCGCGAGGCAGGGGAAAATCTTGAGCTGCCACCGGATCTGACGGCCGTGTCTTTTGATGATGCCCTCGACATTCCTCCGGCAAGCGGTATTACCACCTACTCCGAATACACCGGCACGCGTGAGCGTCGTCAGCGCATCGCCGGCAGTGGCGAGGTGCTGCCAAGTGTCGCGGGTGTCGAGATGGAGCGCTCGGGCGATAAGCGCTGGCTGCGGATCGACCAATCCCCGCAAGCGGTTTGGCCGCGGGTGATCGCCTTCTGGCGTCAGCAGGGCATTTTGCTGGTCGAGCAGGAGCCATCCATCGGTGTGATGAAAACCGACTGGATTGAAAACCGCGCCGAGGTTCGCCGGGATATCGTCACCAAGATGTTCCGCAAGGTGGTCGATGGTCTCTACAGTACCTCCACTCGCGATCAGTACCGGGTACGTATCGATACCGGGCCCCGTCCCGGCACCACCGAGGTTTATCTGACCCACCGTGCCATGGAAGAGCGCCTGGTGCGCAACACCCTGGGCGAGGAAGCCAGTACTGTGTGGGAGCCGGCGCCGAGCGATCCGGGCAAGGAGGCGGCCATGCTGCGGCGACTGATGCTGTCCTTGGGCGTATCCGAGCAACAAGCCCAACGCATGCTCGCGCAGCAGGGTTCAAGCGCGCCGACCCGCGGTGCGCGGCTGGTGCAAAGTGGCGGTGGCGCCCTGGTCGTGGCGGAATCCTTCCGGCAAGCCTGGCGTCAGGTTGGCTTGGCGCTTGATCGCAGCGGCTTCGCGGTCGAGGATCGCAATCGCTCGGAAGGGGTGTTTTACGTCCGTTACGACGATCCCAACAAGCGCCAGCGCGAGAAAAAGGGGCTCGGTTCGCGTTTGGCGTTCTGGAGCAAAAACAACAAAGATCTCGGTGTTGAGCAATATCAGGTGCGCCTGAATGAGGACCAGGGCCAGACCCGGGTCACCATTCACGACGCCAATGGGAACCCTGATACCTCTCCCACGGCGGCGCGCATCCTGAGCCTGCTGAGCGAGGAAATGCGCTGA
- the dapA gene encoding 4-hydroxy-tetrahydrodipicolinate synthase gives MNKMRGSIVALITPMTPSGAVDEQALRRLVDFHVAAGTVALVSVGTTGESATLDEAEHCDVIARTLEMAAGRIPVIAGTGANSTTEAIRLTRCAKEAGADAALLVTPYYNKPTQEGLYQHHKAVAEAVDLPQLLYNVPGRTACDLKPETVARLARVSNIVGLKEATGDVTRVPILRALCGEDFLLYSGDDGSCCDFMLAGGDGVISVTSNLVPDKMQAMCVAALAGDADQARAFNSVLDPLHQGLFVESNPIPVKWALAEMGLCQPGIRLPLTWLSEPYHGGLRASLRDLGCIGD, from the coding sequence ATGAATAAAATGCGCGGCAGCATTGTCGCCCTGATCACCCCCATGACGCCATCGGGAGCCGTCGATGAGCAAGCGTTGCGGCGGCTGGTGGACTTTCATGTCGCGGCCGGCACAGTCGCGCTGGTATCCGTGGGCACCACCGGTGAGTCAGCCACCCTGGACGAGGCCGAGCACTGCGATGTCATTGCCCGGACTCTGGAGATGGCCGCTGGGCGCATCCCTGTGATAGCTGGCACCGGGGCCAACTCAACGACCGAAGCCATTCGCTTGACCCGCTGCGCCAAGGAGGCTGGCGCCGATGCGGCCTTGTTGGTAACGCCCTATTACAACAAGCCGACACAGGAAGGGCTTTATCAACATCACAAGGCGGTAGCCGAGGCTGTCGATCTGCCGCAGTTACTTTACAACGTGCCGGGGCGCACGGCCTGCGATCTTAAGCCGGAGACGGTCGCGCGCCTTGCGCGAGTGTCCAATATTGTCGGTCTCAAGGAGGCGACCGGTGATGTGACCCGGGTGCCGATCTTGCGCGCGCTCTGCGGCGAGGATTTTCTGCTGTATAGCGGCGATGACGGAAGCTGCTGTGATTTCATGCTTGCTGGCGGGGATGGCGTGATTTCCGTCACCAGCAACCTGGTGCCGGACAAAATGCAGGCCATGTGCGTGGCGGCGCTGGCGGGCGATGCCGATCAAGCACGCGCATTCAATTCCGTGCTTGACCCCTTGCATCAGGGGTTGTTTGTTGAGTCCAATCCCATACCGGTGAAATGGGCACTTGCCGAGATGGGGCTGTGTCAGCCAGGCATTCGCTTGCCCTTGACCTGGCTGTCGGAACCCTATCATGGTGGCCTGCGGGCAAGTCTGAGGGATCTCGGTTGCATCGGCGATTAA
- a CDS encoding glycine cleavage system protein R, with amino-acid sequence MATQKTFLVLSALGEDHPGIVDRLSKAILDQGCSIEDSRMTVLGGDFAAILLIEGKWNTLAKVENVLPELERQLGLTITSKRTGERERSGNNIPYAVDVVAMDHPGIVHNLAGFFADRGINIEDMATNTYAAAHTGTPMFAVHMTVGIPADTHIATLREEFMDYCDGLNLDAVLEPLKA; translated from the coding sequence ATGGCTACCCAGAAAACCTTTCTTGTTCTCTCCGCGCTGGGCGAAGACCATCCCGGCATCGTTGACCGACTGTCCAAGGCCATTCTCGATCAAGGCTGCAGCATTGAAGACAGCCGCATGACAGTGCTTGGCGGCGATTTTGCCGCCATTCTGCTGATCGAGGGCAAATGGAATACCCTGGCCAAAGTCGAAAATGTCCTACCGGAACTTGAACGCCAGCTCGGGCTGACCATCACCAGCAAGCGCACCGGCGAACGCGAGCGCAGCGGCAACAACATCCCCTACGCGGTCGATGTGGTGGCCATGGATCACCCTGGAATCGTCCATAACCTGGCTGGATTCTTTGCAGATCGAGGCATCAATATCGAGGACATGGCCACCAACACCTATGCGGCAGCCCACACCGGCACACCCATGTTCGCGGTGCATATGACCGTTGGCATCCCGGCCGATACTCATATCGCCACGCTGCGGGAAGAATTCATGGACTACTGCGACGGGCTCAACCTGGACGCCGTGCTCGAGCCGCTGAAAGCCTGA
- the pilB gene encoding type IV-A pilus assembly ATPase PilB, with protein sequence MATNQSEVNLSGLARRLVRDELISEEAARKIQEEASRRREPFVQCLVAQKALDSQVVALAASQEFGVPVLDLSAMDLQSLPLSLVDERLITKHRALPLFRRGNRLFLAISDPTNDQALDEIRFNTGLATDSVLVEEDKLAAALIKAVEGSGAGGVDVSDADLENIDVQDTDSEQRDDGDANVDDAPIVRYVNKILVDAISSGTSDIHFEPYEKSCRVRFRQDGLLHEVANPPLSIAGRLISRLKVMSRMNIAERRVPQDGRIKLKLSRTRDIDFRVNTLPTLYGEKVVLRILDSSAANVGIESLGMDEKQRKDFMSSIDKPYGMILVTGPTGSGKTVTLYSALNILNKPEINISTVEDPVEIQVPGINQVNLNPKSGLTFAEALRAFLRQDPDIVMVGEIRDLETAEIAVKAAQTGHLVLSTLHTNDAPQSLTRLANMGVPPFNIASSVLLIMAQRLARKLCPVCRQAEHIPAEALLEEGFTQEEVDEGVTIYRPVGCNQCNNGYKGRVGIFQIIKVSEEMGRLIMEGGNSIQLAKQAKTEGYADLRQSGLRKVKAGVTSLEELNRVTKD encoded by the coding sequence ATGGCGACCAATCAGTCGGAAGTCAATCTGTCAGGCCTCGCGCGCAGGCTCGTCCGTGACGAGCTGATCTCCGAGGAGGCAGCGCGCAAAATCCAAGAAGAGGCATCGCGCCGTCGCGAGCCTTTTGTGCAGTGTTTGGTTGCACAGAAGGCGTTGGATAGTCAAGTTGTCGCACTGGCGGCCTCTCAGGAGTTCGGTGTCCCCGTGCTTGACCTGAGCGCGATGGATTTGCAGTCGCTGCCGCTGTCCCTGGTCGATGAACGCTTGATTACCAAACATCGAGCTCTGCCGCTATTTCGTCGCGGCAACCGGCTGTTTCTGGCAATTTCCGATCCCACCAATGACCAAGCCCTGGATGAAATTCGCTTTAACACGGGTCTGGCAACCGACTCGGTGCTGGTGGAAGAAGACAAGCTTGCGGCAGCCCTGATCAAAGCGGTGGAGGGTTCCGGTGCTGGCGGGGTGGATGTCTCGGATGCCGATCTTGAAAATATTGATGTCCAGGATACGGACAGCGAACAACGCGACGATGGCGACGCTAACGTCGATGATGCGCCCATTGTGCGGTATGTGAATAAAATTCTGGTCGACGCCATCTCCAGTGGCACTTCGGATATTCACTTCGAACCCTACGAGAAAAGCTGTCGTGTGCGTTTTCGCCAGGATGGCCTGCTGCACGAGGTTGCCAATCCTCCGCTGAGCATCGCTGGTCGCCTGATATCGCGACTCAAGGTCATGTCGCGCATGAATATTGCCGAGCGGCGCGTGCCCCAGGATGGGCGGATCAAGCTCAAGCTGTCGCGCACCCGCGACATAGATTTTCGTGTCAATACCTTGCCGACGCTCTATGGCGAGAAAGTAGTGCTGCGTATCCTCGATTCCTCCGCCGCCAATGTCGGGATCGAAAGCCTTGGCATGGATGAAAAGCAACGCAAGGACTTCATGTCGAGTATCGACAAGCCCTATGGCATGATCCTGGTGACAGGGCCAACCGGCTCGGGCAAGACGGTGACGCTCTATTCGGCGCTTAATATTTTGAACAAGCCGGAAATCAATATTTCCACCGTTGAGGATCCGGTCGAGATTCAGGTGCCCGGCATTAACCAGGTCAACTTGAATCCTAAAAGCGGTCTGACCTTCGCCGAGGCCCTGCGGGCCTTCCTGCGCCAGGATCCGGATATCGTCATGGTCGGTGAGATTCGTGACCTTGAAACCGCCGAGATTGCCGTCAAGGCGGCTCAGACTGGCCATTTGGTGCTCTCCACCCTGCATACCAACGATGCACCCCAATCCCTGACTCGTTTGGCCAACATGGGTGTTCCGCCTTTTAATATTGCCTCTTCCGTGCTGCTCATTATGGCGCAACGGCTGGCGCGCAAGCTCTGTCCGGTGTGCCGGCAAGCAGAGCATATTCCAGCCGAGGCGCTGCTTGAGGAGGGCTTTACCCAAGAGGAAGTTGACGAAGGTGTGACCATTTACCGTCCCGTTGGCTGCAATCAATGCAACAATGGATATAAAGGTCGCGTTGGAATTTTTCAGATCATCAAGGTCTCGGAGGAAATGGGGCGGCTGATCATGGAAGGGGGGAATTCCATTCAGCTTGCCAAACAGGCCAAGACCGAAGGCTATGCGGATCTCCGCCAGTCGGGTCTGCGCAAGGTCAAGGCCGGGGTCACCAGTCTTGAAGAGCTCAACCGGGTAACCAAGGACTAA